The following are from one region of the Cetobacterium somerae genome:
- a CDS encoding aldo/keto reductase → MYLLNNGLKIPKVGFGTWKATDKEQCKNAVKTALEIGYRHIDTAAIYGNEDAVGEGIAEFLKNNNVSREELFIVTKVWNTEQGYDTTLKAYEESLKKLGLDYIDMYLVHWPQPKDLNKTWETWRALETLYKSGKVKAIGVCNMKEHHLKYIMNNFEIVPAVNQIELHPYLQQRELKKFCDENGIVVEAWSPLMQGALDHEGLKKIAEKNRKTVAQIVLKWHLQKGLLPLPKSVTPSRIIENFQLNFILDEDDMKYIDSLNKEERIGPDPDEITF, encoded by the coding sequence ATGTATTTATTAAATAATGGTTTAAAGATCCCAAAAGTAGGATTTGGAACATGGAAAGCAACTGATAAAGAGCAGTGTAAAAATGCAGTGAAAACAGCTTTAGAAATAGGATACAGACATATTGATACAGCTGCTATTTATGGAAATGAAGATGCTGTAGGAGAGGGAATTGCTGAATTTTTAAAAAATAATAATGTTTCAAGAGAAGAACTTTTTATTGTAACTAAAGTTTGGAATACTGAACAAGGTTATGATACAACTTTAAAAGCTTATGAAGAATCTTTAAAAAAGTTAGGATTAGATTATATAGATATGTATTTAGTTCATTGGCCACAACCTAAAGATTTAAATAAAACTTGGGAGACGTGGAGAGCTTTAGAAACACTTTATAAAAGTGGTAAGGTTAAAGCTATTGGTGTATGTAATATGAAAGAACACCATTTGAAATATATAATGAATAATTTTGAAATAGTGCCTGCAGTAAATCAAATTGAGTTACATCCATATTTACAACAAAGAGAATTAAAAAAATTCTGTGATGAAAATGGAATTGTAGTAGAAGCTTGGAGTCCATTAATGCAGGGAGCTTTAGATCATGAAGGTTTAAAGAAGATAGCTGAAAAGAATAGAAAAACTGTAGCTCAAATAGTTTTAAAATGGCATTTACAAAAAGGATTATTACCATTACCTAAATCAGTTACACCATCTAGAATTATAGAGAATTTTCAATTGAATTTTATTTTAGATGAAGATGATATGAAATATATTGATTCATTAAATAAAGAGGAGAGAATAGGTCCTGATCCTGATGAAATAACATTTTAG
- a CDS encoding class I SAM-dependent rRNA methyltransferase, with amino-acid sequence MSKIFIKKDRERMWQSGHPWMYSGAVEKIEGNPEAGSVIEVYNWKKEFIGYGHYNKNSKIMVRMLEKDINKKIDLNWYSEKVKEAYALREMININSNGYRLIHSESDSLPGVIVDRFGDYLVVQASTLGMEKDKELLIEALKKEIPNLKGIYEKSEGDGRKLEGLPEVSGVLFGEVPDEIEIFEGEAKFTIDLKGQKTGFYSDQRDNRILMGSLSKDKDFLDVCSYTGGFSLHAMVNEANSSTLIDVSEDVLNVARKNLIKYKNVEFIKGNIFNVLRDLVKEGRQWDVVNLDPPKLAPNRRDLDKALKAYKDIILNGIKLTKKGGLLSIYSCSGAVTSADLRMALAYAVKDAGVKAVIVNQLHQSPCHPISVAVPETEYLKGFLIRII; translated from the coding sequence TTGAGTAAAATTTTTATAAAAAAAGATAGAGAAAGAATGTGGCAGAGTGGACACCCTTGGATGTATTCTGGAGCAGTGGAAAAGATAGAAGGAAACCCAGAAGCAGGATCAGTTATAGAGGTATATAATTGGAAAAAAGAGTTTATTGGATATGGTCATTATAATAAAAATTCAAAAATTATGGTGCGTATGCTAGAAAAAGATATCAATAAAAAAATAGATTTAAATTGGTATTCTGAAAAAGTAAAGGAAGCATATGCTTTAAGAGAAATGATAAATATTAATAGTAATGGATATAGATTAATTCATAGTGAATCAGATTCTCTACCAGGAGTTATAGTAGATCGTTTTGGAGATTACTTAGTAGTTCAGGCTTCGACTTTAGGGATGGAAAAAGATAAAGAACTTTTAATAGAAGCTTTAAAAAAAGAGATTCCAAATTTAAAGGGAATATATGAAAAGAGCGAAGGTGATGGAAGAAAGTTAGAAGGACTTCCTGAAGTTTCAGGAGTTCTTTTTGGTGAAGTTCCAGATGAGATTGAAATTTTTGAAGGAGAGGCTAAGTTCACAATAGATTTAAAAGGACAAAAAACAGGATTTTACTCAGATCAAAGAGATAATAGAATTTTAATGGGTTCTCTATCGAAAGATAAAGATTTTTTAGATGTATGTAGTTATACTGGAGGTTTTTCACTTCATGCTATGGTAAATGAAGCAAATTCATCAACTTTAATAGATGTTAGTGAAGATGTTTTGAATGTTGCTAGAAAGAATTTAATAAAATATAAAAATGTTGAGTTTATAAAGGGGAATATATTTAATGTTTTAAGAGATTTAGTAAAAGAAGGACGTCAATGGGATGTAGTAAATCTAGATCCACCAAAATTGGCACCAAATAGAAGAGATTTAGATAAAGCTTTAAAAGCGTATAAGGACATAATTTTAAATGGAATAAAACTTACAAAAAAAGGCGGATTACTTTCAATTTATAGCTGTAGTGGAGCAGTTACAAGTGCAGATTTAAGAATGGCTTTGGCTTATGCTGTTAAAGACGCAGGAGTAAAAGCGGTAATAGTAAATCAACTACACCAAAGTCCATGTCATCCAATATCAGTAGCAGTTCCTGAAACTGAGTATTTAAAAGGTTTTTTAATAAGAATAATTTAA
- a CDS encoding potassium/proton antiporter produces MGVEILIAGIIILLSLFSIRISKKLEIPLLIMFLLVGMLAGSEGIGRIYFDNALVAQNLGTIALMFIIFSGGLETKKEDVKKSLYPSGTLATLGVLLTAGLSGVAVYYLTDFTLKEALLFSAMVSSTDAAAVMSILGDSKLKKDIKSVVEIESGSNDPMAYALILFLLSFFKEGESTSIVTGIIFLLKQITLGAIIGYIFGVVTLPLANYIKIVREEFLTIHLIAILFICFGLATVLDGNGFLAIYIAGIMIGNKKFNYKLNSIRNMRLITWFMQIGMFVMLGLLVFPSQLLGYIFIGSLLSVIMIIVIRMLVVYSLLWPFKFNYKEKFFISWAGLKGAVPIIFATMAITEGLPNAQGMFNLTFYIVVFSVLLQGMTLKYVGKKLNLFEEDQEEDKFIEIEELEELALKKMILDEQSEYVNKKIRELELPQGMLIVSIKRDENYITPKGDVTLLMGDTLLFSQN; encoded by the coding sequence ATGGGAGTAGAGATATTAATTGCTGGAATAATTATATTATTAAGTTTATTTTCAATAAGGATATCTAAGAAATTAGAGATACCTTTATTGATAATGTTTTTATTAGTTGGAATGTTAGCAGGATCAGAGGGAATAGGTAGAATTTATTTCGATAATGCCCTAGTTGCTCAAAACTTAGGAACAATAGCTCTAATGTTTATAATTTTTTCAGGAGGATTAGAAACTAAAAAAGAGGATGTAAAAAAGTCTCTTTATCCAAGTGGAACATTAGCAACTTTAGGTGTTTTGTTAACTGCCGGTCTATCTGGAGTAGCTGTATATTATTTAACAGATTTTACCTTAAAAGAAGCTTTACTATTTAGTGCTATGGTATCATCAACAGATGCAGCAGCAGTTATGTCTATCTTAGGAGACTCAAAGCTAAAGAAGGATATAAAATCAGTTGTTGAAATAGAATCAGGAAGTAATGATCCAATGGCCTATGCTTTAATTCTTTTTTTATTATCATTTTTTAAAGAGGGAGAAAGTACATCGATTGTAACAGGGATAATTTTTCTTTTAAAACAAATAACCCTAGGAGCAATTATAGGGTATATATTTGGAGTGGTAACTTTACCGCTAGCTAATTATATAAAAATAGTGAGGGAAGAGTTTTTAACTATACACTTAATTGCCATATTGTTTATCTGTTTTGGACTGGCAACAGTTTTAGATGGAAATGGATTTTTGGCAATATATATTGCTGGAATAATGATTGGAAATAAGAAGTTTAACTATAAGTTAAACTCAATTAGAAATATGAGACTGATAACGTGGTTTATGCAAATAGGGATGTTTGTAATGTTAGGATTATTAGTTTTTCCTAGTCAATTGTTAGGATATATATTTATAGGAAGTTTATTGTCTGTAATCATGATAATAGTTATAAGAATGCTTGTTGTTTATAGTTTATTATGGCCATTTAAGTTTAATTATAAAGAGAAATTTTTTATATCATGGGCAGGATTAAAGGGAGCAGTTCCTATAATTTTTGCTACAATGGCTATAACAGAAGGGTTGCCTAATGCTCAAGGAATGTTTAATCTAACTTTTTATATTGTTGTATTTTCAGTTCTTCTTCAAGGAATGACTTTAAAATATGTAGGGAAAAAATTAAATTTATTCGAAGAGGATCAAGAGGAAGACAAATTTATAGAAATAGAGGAATTAGAAGAACTTGCTTTGAAGAAGATGATATTAGATGAGCAATCAGAATATGTTAATAAAAAGATTAGAGAACTTGAATTACCTCAAGGAATGCTAATTGTATCTATAAAAAGAGATGAAAATTATATAACTCCAAAAGGAGATGTAACACTTTTGATGGGAGATACTCTTCTATTTTCACAAAACTAA
- a CDS encoding glutaredoxin domain-containing protein, which translates to MRIMLFTTPTCQYCGPAKELLADTEGVEIINAMENQELAGMYGIRSVPCLIVEKCSGTKTYIGLDQIAKFVDENGHSSGGCGCSCGH; encoded by the coding sequence ATGAGAATTATGTTATTTACAACACCAACTTGTCAATATTGTGGTCCAGCAAAAGAGCTTTTAGCAGATACTGAAGGTGTAGAGATTATAAATGCTATGGAAAATCAAGAGTTAGCAGGAATGTATGGGATCAGATCTGTACCGTGCTTAATTGTGGAAAAGTGTAGCGGAACAAAAACATATATAGGCTTAGATCAAATCGCTAAATTCGTTGATGAAAATGGACATTCATCAGGTGGATGTGGATGTAGCTGCGGTCATTAA
- the pgl gene encoding 6-phosphogluconolactonase translates to MRLIKVSKKSDLFKKAIDIFKETTYGKDVVNIAFSGGRTPKEFFTKLSKEDIEWEKINIFLVDERFVSLNSDSSNYNLLKKNLLDKIDIPEKNIHKIEILKTPLDSKIDYEKRLLKYFKGDIRFDAVYLGIGDDGHTGSIFTMDDIEVLEPTLITESSNHPHKRITLSMETINKAEKKIVIATKEKAEVLENLPKFKCPAFFIDNPIVLMEYEK, encoded by the coding sequence ATGAGATTAATAAAAGTTTCTAAAAAAAGTGATCTTTTTAAAAAAGCAATTGATATATTTAAAGAGACAACTTATGGGAAGGATGTTGTTAATATTGCATTTTCAGGTGGTAGAACTCCAAAAGAATTTTTCACTAAATTATCAAAAGAAGATATAGAGTGGGAAAAAATAAATATTTTTTTAGTGGATGAAAGATTTGTATCATTAAATAGTGACAGTAGTAATTATAATCTTTTAAAGAAAAACCTTTTGGATAAAATTGATATTCCTGAAAAAAATATACATAAAATAGAAATATTAAAAACTCCTTTAGATTCAAAAATTGATTATGAAAAAAGATTATTAAAATATTTTAAAGGTGACATAAGATTCGATGCAGTTTATTTAGGAATAGGAGACGATGGTCATACAGGATCGATATTTACTATGGATGATATAGAAGTATTAGAACCAACTCTTATAACGGAAAGTTCAAACCATCCCCACAAAAGAATAACTTTAAGTATGGAAACGATAAATAAAGCTGAAAAGAAAATAGTAATAGCAACAAAAGAAAAAGCTGAGGTATTAGAGAATTTACCTAAATTTAAATGTCCAGCATTTTTTATAGATAATCCCATAGTTTTAATGGAATATGAAAAGTAA
- the ppk1 gene encoding polyphosphate kinase 1, translating to MSPYTGKDFYNREISWIEFNKRVLSEAETVDNPLLEKIKFLAIVSSNFDEFFKVRVAGLKAQDESNLELRDIAGLLPKEQLSMIKKDVTKIIDKQYKLYSSIMDKIKLEGKISIKTYDELAGKELRFIENYYSETLFPILTPMAIDTFRPFPHLNSGAINLILNVKEKDGISFAIVEIPRVVNRLIKLPGGNNFILLEEVIKNNLNKLFNGYEIIDIGYFRITRDEDLGIDENSGAEDLLVEIEKEVKNRKWGNPVRVEYIRGVSNKSLEFLKEQIELEEENFYPVLGPLDLTFLWGMTDVDGVEGLKFEKNIPRYYKELSGENIFKILSKRNILLRHPFESFDHVVDLVKVSAQDPKVLAIKQTLYRVSGDSPIIKYLKKAAENGKQVTVLVELKARFDEARNVKWARELEEAGCHVIYGLSGLKTHAKCLLIIRKEEDGIKRYVHLGTGNYNDSTAKLYVDYSFFTMDEEMGIDASYLFNKLTGFSKIDDWKKLIVAPTHLRDTLYRFIDREIENTSKGGLGKIVIKVNGLTDQGVIEKLYDASKAGVEVTLIVRGACCLKSGIIGLSENIKVYSLVGRFLEHDRIYYFENNGEEELYLGSADCMRRNLDGRVETMFPLENKEDRKKVIQLIKDILKDNVKLRIQNKDGSYSLINQKIKKTTLKFNYQEYYREKSSEIKKEGTI from the coding sequence ATGAGTCCCTATACTGGAAAAGACTTCTATAATAGAGAGATAAGTTGGATAGAGTTTAATAAAAGGGTATTATCAGAGGCAGAAACAGTGGATAATCCACTTTTAGAAAAAATAAAATTTTTGGCAATTGTAAGCTCAAATTTTGATGAGTTTTTTAAAGTAAGAGTTGCAGGGTTAAAAGCTCAAGACGAATCAAATTTAGAATTAAGAGATATAGCAGGTTTACTTCCAAAAGAACAATTATCTATGATAAAAAAAGATGTTACTAAGATTATAGATAAGCAATATAAACTTTATTCTTCAATTATGGATAAGATAAAACTTGAAGGGAAAATTTCTATAAAGACATATGATGAATTAGCAGGAAAAGAATTGAGATTTATAGAAAATTATTATAGTGAAACTTTATTTCCAATACTGACACCAATGGCAATTGATACGTTTAGACCTTTTCCGCACTTAAATAGTGGAGCCATAAATTTGATTTTAAATGTAAAAGAAAAGGATGGGATATCTTTTGCTATAGTTGAAATTCCAAGAGTTGTAAATAGATTAATCAAGTTACCAGGTGGAAATAATTTTATATTATTGGAAGAAGTTATAAAGAACAATTTGAATAAATTATTTAATGGTTACGAAATAATAGATATAGGATACTTTAGAATAACAAGAGATGAGGATTTAGGTATCGATGAAAATAGTGGAGCAGAGGATTTATTAGTTGAAATAGAAAAAGAAGTAAAAAATAGAAAATGGGGAAATCCAGTTAGAGTTGAATATATTCGTGGAGTTTCAAATAAAAGTTTAGAGTTTTTAAAAGAACAAATAGAACTTGAAGAAGAAAATTTTTATCCAGTTTTAGGACCTCTAGATTTGACTTTTTTATGGGGAATGACAGATGTTGATGGAGTAGAAGGATTAAAATTTGAAAAAAATATTCCGAGGTATTATAAAGAGTTATCTGGTGAAAATATATTTAAAATTTTGTCAAAAAGAAATATTTTACTCAGACATCCTTTTGAAAGTTTTGATCATGTGGTTGATTTGGTAAAAGTCTCTGCTCAAGATCCTAAAGTTTTGGCTATAAAACAAACTTTATACAGAGTAAGTGGTGATTCACCTATAATAAAATATTTAAAAAAAGCTGCTGAAAATGGAAAACAAGTAACAGTATTAGTAGAACTAAAGGCTAGATTTGATGAGGCAAGAAATGTTAAATGGGCGCGAGAGTTAGAAGAAGCAGGGTGTCATGTAATTTATGGATTAAGCGGATTAAAAACTCATGCTAAGTGTTTATTGATAATTAGAAAAGAAGAGGATGGTATAAAAAGGTATGTCCACTTAGGAACTGGAAATTATAATGATTCAACGGCAAAATTATATGTAGATTATTCATTTTTTACTATGGATGAGGAGATGGGAATAGATGCTAGTTATCTTTTCAATAAATTAACTGGGTTTTCAAAGATAGATGATTGGAAAAAATTAATAGTCGCACCAACTCATTTAAGAGATACATTATATAGATTTATAGATAGAGAGATTGAAAATACTTCAAAAGGTGGACTAGGAAAAATAGTTATTAAAGTAAATGGTTTAACAGATCAAGGAGTAATAGAAAAACTTTACGATGCATCTAAAGCAGGGGTTGAAGTCACTTTAATTGTTAGAGGAGCATGTTGCTTAAAAAGTGGAATAATTGGACTAAGTGAAAATATAAAGGTTTATAGCTTAGTTGGACGTTTCTTAGAACATGATAGAATATACTATTTTGAAAATAATGGAGAAGAAGAGTTATATCTAGGAAGTGCAGATTGTATGAGAAGAAATTTAGATGGCAGAGTAGAAACAATGTTTCCTTTGGAAAATAAAGAAGATAGAAAAAAAGTTATTCAACTCATAAAAGATATTTTAAAAGATAATGTTAAATTAAGAATTCAAAATAAAGATGGCAGTTATTCTTTGATAAATCAAAAAATAAAAAAAACGACACTAAAATTTAATTATCAAGAATACTATAGAGAAAAATCTAGTGAAATAAAAAAGGAGGGTACAATATGA
- a CDS encoding HD domain-containing protein codes for MGTYAVIEVNSTFIEMKIYEKKEIGYKILEKVTEDINLFKDIRDKDEISLEKMRKLCEILKKMDNLLRDYGVIEKKIIFSEFFKTITNFPMVLDQIKLKVNLSVENIDLSEKTYYSIKKLIHLEKEIFSKKESRLFFNLKSFSSGVYLFYKGELCINEHINLGTEKLYLILEENNINSKKAFDFICDYMESYVEFIKRDIGRKVIKKLILEGELEEKLLKLVFGKKDLKNITLNELKEKLKFLQEHSYNEISIKYKCSVPIAKLIVISICLIISFIDYFEIKEIKFLDFNIKDLCALEKFYPDIRYCFEETLWKITLDSVIDLGEKFDFDKEHSEFVKKIGIKLLDKLKGYHSLGLKDYKYFIIAAYLHDIGKAIDFENHSKHSAYILENTTIFGLNREMIEKVGFIIRAHTSNTKLESLYNYGFKGEELIKLLKIIAIIKIATSLDRGKKRRLQNEKISLNKNNLIIEMETNEDFYMEKSSFEKQSKLFKYLFDLDIELKINRRFGE; via the coding sequence ATGGGGACTTACGCAGTGATAGAAGTTAACTCTACTTTTATAGAGATGAAAATATATGAAAAAAAGGAAATTGGATACAAAATTTTAGAGAAAGTAACAGAGGATATAAATCTTTTTAAAGATATTAGAGATAAAGATGAAATCTCTTTAGAAAAAATGAGGAAATTGTGTGAGATATTGAAAAAAATGGACAATTTATTAAGAGATTATGGAGTTATAGAAAAGAAAATTATATTTAGTGAATTTTTTAAAACAATAACCAATTTTCCAATGGTATTAGATCAAATAAAACTAAAGGTAAATTTGTCAGTAGAAAATATAGATTTGAGTGAGAAAACATACTACTCTATAAAAAAATTAATTCATTTAGAAAAAGAAATTTTTTCAAAAAAAGAAAGTAGATTGTTTTTTAATTTAAAATCATTTAGTTCAGGAGTATATCTATTTTATAAAGGGGAATTATGTATAAATGAACATATAAATCTAGGAACAGAAAAGTTATATTTAATTCTTGAAGAAAATAATATAAATTCTAAAAAAGCTTTTGATTTTATTTGTGATTATATGGAAAGTTATGTTGAGTTTATAAAAAGAGATATAGGAAGAAAAGTTATAAAAAAATTAATTTTAGAAGGTGAGTTAGAGGAAAAGCTTTTAAAGTTAGTTTTTGGAAAAAAAGATTTAAAAAATATAACACTAAATGAATTAAAAGAAAAATTGAAATTTTTACAAGAGCACTCATACAATGAAATTTCTATAAAATATAAATGTAGTGTTCCTATAGCAAAATTAATAGTTATATCTATTTGTTTAATAATAAGCTTTATAGATTATTTTGAAATAAAGGAGATTAAATTTTTAGATTTTAATATAAAGGATTTATGTGCATTAGAAAAGTTTTATCCTGATATAAGATATTGTTTTGAAGAAACTTTATGGAAAATAACATTAGATTCAGTTATAGATTTGGGAGAAAAATTTGATTTTGATAAAGAGCATTCTGAATTTGTAAAAAAAATAGGTATAAAATTACTTGATAAATTAAAAGGGTACCACTCCTTAGGGTTAAAGGATTATAAATATTTTATAATAGCTGCTTATTTACATGATATTGGAAAAGCAATAGATTTTGAAAATCATAGTAAACATTCAGCTTATATACTTGAAAATACAACAATATTTGGTTTAAATAGAGAAATGATTGAAAAAGTTGGGTTTATAATTAGAGCTCATACATCAAATACCAAATTAGAATCACTTTATAACTATGGTTTTAAAGGAGAGGAATTAATAAAATTATTAAAAATTATAGCAATTATAAAAATAGCGACATCTTTAGACCGAGGGAAAAAAAGACGATTACAAAATGAAAAAATAAGTCTTAATAAAAATAATTTAATAATAGAAATGGAAACAAATGAGGATTTTTATATGGAAAAAAGTAGTTTTGAAAAACAATCAAAACTATTTAAATATTTGTTTGATTTAGATATAGAGCTTAAAATAAATAGGAGGTTTGGAGAATGA
- a CDS encoding Ppx/GppA family phosphatase, whose product MTLRKKICVMDIGSNSIRMVIYEITPNKSFIPVEDIKETVRLGEGINDKNELKEEKIKLALKTIQLFKKVCIKNNVDEIVAFGTAALRIAVNGEYLLKEILKTTGIDVIIFKGEDEAYFSFEGAINTLDIKDGVVIDLGGSSLEIVHFENREALERISLNFGAVTLSEIVNLKDKLSKKDEEILREFIREQFKIVQWKEKIKGLPLIGVGGTVRNIGGVNLYLNNYPLELLHNYKVSIDGVEEVVNFIKEKDYKEKQDVQGLSKARADVFIGAAIAVEEVLAYFNLKELIISGYGIREGVLYERLSECGKVIKDPFEDGFKEILEILDINTKIKEKQYKIFKKICLALDEEYKIKGINEKIIKIVTYLYDIGKSINFVNYPLHSAYMILNLGIKAIEQKDLVASALIIARGNKKYKGLEKYKEMFKESEIEELMMLSKILNITNIFYDDLLLEEENFEIEIAKDEIIFFIKEKDEEDLKIIDLFISQKKFVNTFDKKLRFKMNK is encoded by the coding sequence ATGACTTTAAGAAAAAAAATTTGCGTTATGGATATTGGTTCTAACTCTATTAGAATGGTTATATATGAAATTACTCCTAATAAATCATTTATTCCTGTAGAAGATATAAAAGAAACAGTTAGATTAGGAGAAGGAATAAATGATAAAAACGAGCTTAAAGAAGAAAAGATAAAGTTGGCTTTAAAAACAATACAGTTATTTAAAAAAGTATGTATAAAAAATAATGTAGATGAAATTGTTGCATTTGGAACTGCTGCTTTAAGAATTGCAGTTAATGGAGAGTATTTATTAAAAGAGATTTTAAAAACAACAGGTATAGATGTAATTATATTTAAAGGTGAAGATGAAGCGTATTTTTCATTTGAAGGTGCCATAAATACATTGGACATAAAAGATGGAGTTGTAATTGATTTAGGAGGATCGAGTTTAGAAATTGTTCACTTTGAAAATAGAGAAGCTTTAGAAAGAATAAGCTTAAATTTTGGAGCAGTAACTTTATCAGAAATCGTAAATTTAAAAGATAAATTAAGTAAAAAAGATGAAGAAATATTAAGGGAGTTTATAAGAGAACAATTTAAAATAGTTCAGTGGAAAGAGAAAATAAAAGGATTACCTTTAATTGGAGTTGGAGGAACTGTTAGAAATATTGGAGGAGTAAATTTATATTTAAATAACTATCCTTTAGAATTATTACATAATTATAAGGTAAGTATAGATGGTGTAGAAGAGGTAGTGAATTTTATAAAAGAAAAAGATTATAAAGAAAAGCAAGATGTACAAGGATTATCTAAAGCCAGAGCAGATGTATTTATAGGAGCAGCTATTGCTGTAGAAGAAGTATTAGCATATTTCAATTTAAAAGAGTTGATAATAAGTGGTTATGGAATAAGAGAAGGTGTTTTATATGAGAGACTTAGTGAGTGTGGAAAAGTTATAAAAGATCCATTTGAGGATGGCTTTAAAGAAATTTTAGAAATTTTAGATATTAATACAAAAATAAAAGAAAAACAATATAAAATTTTTAAAAAAATATGTTTAGCATTAGATGAAGAATACAAGATAAAAGGAATAAATGAAAAAATAATAAAAATAGTAACTTATTTATATGATATTGGAAAAAGTATTAATTTTGTAAATTATCCACTCCATTCAGCTTATATGATATTAAATTTGGGGATAAAAGCTATTGAGCAAAAGGATCTTGTAGCATCAGCTCTAATCATAGCAAGAGGAAATAAAAAGTATAAAGGTTTAGAAAAATATAAAGAGATGTTTAAAGAGAGTGAGATAGAAGAATTGATGATGCTTTCTAAAATATTGAATATAACTAATATATTTTATGATGATTTACTTTTGGAGGAAGAAAACTTTGAAATTGAAATAGCAAAAGATGAGATTATATTTTTTATAAAAGAAAAAGATGAGGAGGATTTAAAAATTATTGATTTATTTATATCTCAAAAAAAATTTGTTAATACTTTTGATAAAAAATTAAGGTTTAAAATGAATAAATAG